The Tautonia plasticadhaerens nucleotide sequence CCGGCTGGGGGAGGACGGCTCGTTCGAGACCCTCGCCGACGCGTACGACGGGAAGCGACTCAACAGCCCCAACGACGCCGTCCTGAAGTCCGACGGCTCTCTCTACTTCACCGACCCCCCCTACGGCCTGCCCGGGAACGTCGACGACCCCGAGAAGGAGCTCGACTTCCAGGGCGTCTATCGCCTCTCCCCCGACGGCGAGCTGACGCTTCTGACGGAGGAGATGAGCCGGCCCAACGGCATCGGCTTCTCCCCCGACGAGAAGACGCTCTACGTCGCCAACTCCGACCCCGAGCGTGCCATCTGGATGGCCTTCCCGGTGAACGAGGACGGCACCCTCGGCGAGGGGAAGGCCTTCGCCGACGTGACCGATCGCGTCGGCAAGCTCAAGGGACTGCCGGACGGACTGGCCGTCTCCCGGGACGGGACGATCTTCGCCACCGGCCCGGGGGGTGTCCTGGTCTTCTCCCCCGACGGCACCGAACTCGGCGCGATCCTGACCGGGGAGGCGACGGCCAACTGCACCCTCGGCGGCGAGGACGGCTCGACCCTCTTCGTCACCGCCGACATGTACCTCTGCCGGATCCCCACCAAGGTGACCCGGATCGGCGGGGGCGAGTGAGGGACGCCCGTCCCCGGTCCCCGGATCCCCTCGAATGGCCGAAGCCGGCCATCCGGGGGCCCCGGACCGCGTCGGCCGCGATTGGCGCGATCGGGCCCCCCGGATATGCTCGGGCCATCCGGCGGGACCCGACGCCTCGAAGCCAGGGCCCCCCCTCCCGAACACTCCGGAGCGGAACGCCCCCATGCTCGCTGCCAACCTCGGAGCCAGGGACTATCTCGATCGGGTCTGCGAGGAAATCCGGCGGATCGACGTGCCCCAGCTGGAGAACGTCGCCGGGCTGATCGAGCAAGCCTACCGGGACGACCGCCTCGTCTTCGTGATCGGCAATGGCGGCTCGGCGGCCAATGCCTCGCACCTCTGCGAGGACCTCAACAAGTGCACCCTCCGCGACTTCGAGCGGCAGAAGCGCCTGAAGGTGCTCAGCCTCACCGACAACACCGCCGGCATCATGGCCTGGGCCAATGACGAGGGCTACGACCGGGTCTTCATCGAGCAATTGAAGACCTACGGCGCCGAGGGCGACCTCGTCCTCGCCATCTCCGGGTCGGGCAACAGCCCGAACGTCCTCCGGGCGGTCGAGTGGGCGAACGCCAACGGCCTGACGACCGTCGGCATCACCGGCTACTCGGGGGGCACGCTCCGCGAACTGGCCCATCACAGCCTGCACTGCCCGGTCGACGACATGGGGACCGCCGAGTCGCTGCACATGGTCGCCTTCCACTGGCTGATCGGCGACCTCTACCGCCGCATCTCCGGCCCGGTGGCCGCCGGCCAGCCCGCCTGAGCCGCCCCTCGATCGATCGACCGGACGTCCGAACGATTCGGGGGACGCGATCCCATGGCCAAGCCCCTCCTGCTCGGGGTCGAGATCGGCGGGACCAAGCTCCAGGTCGGCCTGGGGCACGGCGACGGCTCGATCACCCAGCTCCGTCGGGCCTCGATCCGGGCCGACGCCGGGGCTTCGGCCATCCTGGAGCAGGTCGTCGAGGAGGCCGATCGCGCCTGCTGGTCTCTCGACCTGAGGAGGGAGGACATCGAGGCCGTCGGCGTCGGCTTCGGCGGCCCGGTCGACGCCGAGCGGGGCCGGACGACCACCTCGCACCACGTCCCCGGCTGGGACGGCTTCCCCCTGGCCGACTGGTGCCGCACGACCTTCGCCGTCGAGTCGGCCGCCGTCGAGAACGACGCCGACACGGCCGGGCTCGGCGAGGCCCGATTCGGCGCGGGCAAGGGGAAGGATCCCCTGCTCTACGTGACGATCGGTAGTGGTGTCGGCGGGGGCCTGATCCTCGGCGGCCGGATCCATCGGGGCGTCGGGCTCGGCGCGGCCGAGGTCGGCCACCTCTGGGTGACGCCCCCGGGCGACTCCGGCGAGGGGGGCCGGACCGTCGAGCAGTCCAGCTCCGGCTGGTCGATCGGCCTGGAGGCACGCCGGGCCCTCTCCGATCGACGTCCCGACTCCGAGACGCTCGCCGACCTCGTCGACGGCGACCCCGACCAGGTCACCGCCGAGGTCGTCGCCATGGCCGCCGGGCTGGGAGACGCCGCCTCGAAGGCGATCCTCGACCAGGCCGCACGGGCGCTCGCCGCCGGGCTGGCCCACGCCGTCACGCTGATCGGCCCCAGCCGGATCATCCTGGGAGGCGGCGTCTCCCTGATCGGCGAGGGCCTCTGGTTCGGGCCGATCCGGAGGAGACTCGACCGGCTCGCCTTCCCGCCCTTCCGGGGCTCGTTCGACCTCGTCCCCGCCGCCCTCGGCGAGTCGGTGGTCGTCCACGGGGCCCTCGCACTCGCCCGGGACGCCTGGACGGCCTCCCGGCAACCCGGCCGGGGTTAGGTCGCCGACAGGCCCGGAGGAACCGGCCCATGCGGATCGTCGAATCGGAAGTCCTCGTCCTCGGCACCCCCTGGCGCAACCTGACCTTCCTGAAGCTGACGTCCGACGACGGCCTCGTCGGGCTCGGCGAGGCCCGGCTCACCAATCGGACCGAGGCGCTGCTCGCCTACCTCGACGCGGTCCGGGACCGCTACGTCCTCGGCATCGACCCCTTCGACACCGAGAAGCTCGTCCGGACGATGGTCCACGGCGACCAGGGCCGGGCCGGCGAGATCGTCGCCACGGCGATCGCCCTCGTCGAGATGGCCTGCTGGGACCTGAAGGGGAAGGCACTGGGCCAGCCCGTCTACCGCCTGCTCGGCGGGGCCGTCCGGGACGCGATCCCGGCCTACGCCAACGGCTGGTATCGCGTCGAACGCACCCCGGACGCCTTCGCCGAGGCGGCGCTCCGCGTCGTCTCGAAGGGCTATCGCGCCCTGAAATTCGACCCCTTCGGTACCCTGCACGGCCCCCCGACCCGGTCCGAGCTGACCGAGGTCGTCCGGCTCTGCGAGGCGGTCCGGGCGGCCGTCGGGCCCGAGGTCGAGATCTTCCTCGACATGCACAGCCGGTTCGGCGTCGCCGACGCGATCCGGGTCGTCCGGGCCCTGGAGCGGGTCGACCTCGGATGGGTCGAGGAGCCCGTCGACCCGCTCGACGCCGAGGGGCACCGCCGGGTCTCCTCGGCGGTGGGGGTCCCCGTGGCGACCGGAGAGCGGCTCTACCACCGCTCCGAATTCCTCCCCTTCCTCGAGCGCCGGGCCTGCGCCATCCTCCAGCCGGACCTGACCCATTGCTGCGGCATCGGCGAGGCCAGGGCGATCGCCGGGATGTCCGAGGCGTTCGGCCTGCTCGTGGCGCCCCACAACGTCGCCGGCCCGGTCGCCATGGCCGCCAACCTGCACCTCGCCGCGACCCTGCCGAACCTCCGGATCATGGAAACCTTCAACGACTTCGAGGCCGACGCCCCCTTGCCCTCCGGACGGGCCGGCAACCCGGTCCTCGGGGCGGCCTCGGGTTGCCCGGGCGTCGTCGACGGCGCATTCCCCCTCCCCCAGGGCCCCGGCTGGGGCGTCACCCTCGACGAGGAGGTCATCCGATCGTTCCCCTTCCGCCCGGGGCACTTCGACATCTTCGCCCCGCACTGGCACAGGAGGCGTGCCCTCGGCCCGGTCGGGTCCTGATCCTGCCCCGTTACGGGCTCCAATGCCCGGCCTTTGGGCAGGCTCCGGGGCGGTCCGCGGGCGAGCGTCGGAGCAGGAGCCATTCCCCTGCCGCCTAGAATGGAGGAGGCATCGAATCCGCTCGACATCGGACGGGGCCGACCGGGCCCGGTGTTTCCGGATTAACTCGTGTTCTCGATCCGGGTTAAGGTCGGAATACCCCTTGACGAACTTTTCGGAAGGTCGGGGTGTCACTCACTTGACCGGATGGGGTACCATCAACACGGGGATTGATTGCATGCGATGCTCGTCGATTTTCCCGATGCCGGTCCCCGGTTTGCTTAAGCCTCTCGACGGGACGCGACCCCGCGTCCCGGGCCTCGGGTGATCGACCTGATCGGAGGACAGCGACCCGGACGCCGAGGGGGGATCGACCGCGGGAAACCCGCGGCGAACCCGGCCGAACGCGACCGCCCGGACCGATGACGAGGAGCAGAATCGGGCCGGGCAAGACTCTCCGGGGTTTTCCATCGTTTACATTAT carries:
- a CDS encoding SMP-30/gluconolactonase/LRE family protein, with product MRPTRRIARASAALTIALLCSPVGRQAPAQEASTVPYPALGSIEVKDDRLRDVIPEGEPLRILASGFEWSEGPVWWGEKGALLFSDIPRNTVFLWTEAGGIQTYLKPSGYTGSAAFTGQEPGSNGLLFGPDGRLILCQHGDRRVSRLGEDGSFETLADAYDGKRLNSPNDAVLKSDGSLYFTDPPYGLPGNVDDPEKELDFQGVYRLSPDGELTLLTEEMSRPNGIGFSPDEKTLYVANSDPERAIWMAFPVNEDGTLGEGKAFADVTDRVGKLKGLPDGLAVSRDGTIFATGPGGVLVFSPDGTELGAILTGEATANCTLGGEDGSTLFVTADMYLCRIPTKVTRIGGGE
- a CDS encoding ROK family protein — translated: MAKPLLLGVEIGGTKLQVGLGHGDGSITQLRRASIRADAGASAILEQVVEEADRACWSLDLRREDIEAVGVGFGGPVDAERGRTTTSHHVPGWDGFPLADWCRTTFAVESAAVENDADTAGLGEARFGAGKGKDPLLYVTIGSGVGGGLILGGRIHRGVGLGAAEVGHLWVTPPGDSGEGGRTVEQSSSGWSIGLEARRALSDRRPDSETLADLVDGDPDQVTAEVVAMAAGLGDAASKAILDQAARALAAGLAHAVTLIGPSRIILGGGVSLIGEGLWFGPIRRRLDRLAFPPFRGSFDLVPAALGESVVVHGALALARDAWTASRQPGRG
- a CDS encoding mandelate racemase/muconate lactonizing enzyme family protein, with translation MRIVESEVLVLGTPWRNLTFLKLTSDDGLVGLGEARLTNRTEALLAYLDAVRDRYVLGIDPFDTEKLVRTMVHGDQGRAGEIVATAIALVEMACWDLKGKALGQPVYRLLGGAVRDAIPAYANGWYRVERTPDAFAEAALRVVSKGYRALKFDPFGTLHGPPTRSELTEVVRLCEAVRAAVGPEVEIFLDMHSRFGVADAIRVVRALERVDLGWVEEPVDPLDAEGHRRVSSAVGVPVATGERLYHRSEFLPFLERRACAILQPDLTHCCGIGEARAIAGMSEAFGLLVAPHNVAGPVAMAANLHLAATLPNLRIMETFNDFEADAPLPSGRAGNPVLGAASGCPGVVDGAFPLPQGPGWGVTLDEEVIRSFPFRPGHFDIFAPHWHRRRALGPVGS
- a CDS encoding D-sedoheptulose-7-phosphate isomerase; this encodes MLAANLGARDYLDRVCEEIRRIDVPQLENVAGLIEQAYRDDRLVFVIGNGGSAANASHLCEDLNKCTLRDFERQKRLKVLSLTDNTAGIMAWANDEGYDRVFIEQLKTYGAEGDLVLAISGSGNSPNVLRAVEWANANGLTTVGITGYSGGTLRELAHHSLHCPVDDMGTAESLHMVAFHWLIGDLYRRISGPVAAGQPA